In Triticum dicoccoides isolate Atlit2015 ecotype Zavitan unplaced genomic scaffold, WEW_v2.0 scaffold16939, whole genome shotgun sequence, the following are encoded in one genomic region:
- the LOC119344450 gene encoding ADP-ribosylation factor GTPase-activating protein AGD12-like isoform X1 → MSGGHGDARMASGKMAKLKELLDRSENRICADCSAPDPKWASAKIGVFICVKCSGVHRSLGTHISKVLSVTLDKWTDDEIDSMVEVGGNSQANAIYEAFLPEGYRKPHPDSAQEDRQNFIKSKYELQEFLEPSLRIVSNHPSNAGKQASNSHSGSSKSEIGMVEFIGILNVKVIGGTKLAIRDVSSSDPYVVLTLGQQKAQTSVIKGNLNPVWNEELKLSVPRKYGPLKLQVLDHDMVSKDDLMGEAEIDLQPMINAAASFGDPELLGDIQIGRWLKSGDNALTADSAVMVTGGKVKQEVSLKLQHTESGEVTVEMEWMALNI, encoded by the exons ATGAGTGGAGGGCATGGTGATGCTCGGATGGCTTCAG GTAAGATGGCAAAGCTGAAGGAGTTGTTGGACAGAAGTGAAAATCGCATTTGTGCTGACTGCAGCGCACCTGATCCCAAATGGGC ATCAGCTAAAATTGGAGTATTCATATGCGTAAAATGTTCTGGCGTTCACAGAAGTCTCGGTACACATATCTCAAAG GTCCTGTCAGTGACACTAGATAAGTGGACTGACGATGAAATCGACTCCATGGTAGAAGTTGGTGGAAACTCGCAAGCCAACGCAATCTATGAGGCCTTTCTTCCAGAAGGCTACCGCAAGCCACACCCAGATTCCGCACAGGAAGATCGGCAAAATTTTATCAA GTCCAAATATGAACttcaagaatttctggagccaagcttACGGATCGTCTCTAATCATCCTAGCAATGCCGGAAAACAAGCATCCAACTCACATTCTGGTAGCTCCAAGAGTGAG ATTGGCATGGTTGAGTTCATCGGGATACTGAATGTCAAAGTCATCGGAGGCACCAAATTAGCTATCAGAGATGTGTCTAGCAGCGACCCCTATGTTGTCTTGACCCTCGGACAACAG AAAGCGCAGACTTCAGTGATCAAAGGAAACCTGAACCCcgtctggaatgaagaactcaagcTCTCTGTTCCTCGGAAGTACGGGCCTCTGAAGCTG CAAGTGTTGGACCACGACATGGTGTCCAAGGACGACCTGATGGGGGAGGCCGAGATCGACCTGCAGCCCATGATCAATGCGGCAGCATCGTTTGGAGATCCAGAACTGCTCGGCGACATACAGATCGGCCGGTGGCTCAAGTCCGGGGACAACGCTCTAACCGCCGACAGCGCTGTCATGGTGACCGGAGGCAAGGTGAAGCAGGAGGTCTCCCTGAAGCTGCAGCACACCGAGTCGGGGGAGGTGACGGTGGAGATGGAATGGATGGCTCTAAACATTTAG
- the LOC119344450 gene encoding ADP-ribosylation factor GTPase-activating protein AGD12-like isoform X2 produces MAKLKELLDRSENRICADCSAPDPKWASAKIGVFICVKCSGVHRSLGTHISKVLSVTLDKWTDDEIDSMVEVGGNSQANAIYEAFLPEGYRKPHPDSAQEDRQNFIKSKYELQEFLEPSLRIVSNHPSNAGKQASNSHSGSSKSEIGMVEFIGILNVKVIGGTKLAIRDVSSSDPYVVLTLGQQKAQTSVIKGNLNPVWNEELKLSVPRKYGPLKLQVLDHDMVSKDDLMGEAEIDLQPMINAAASFGDPELLGDIQIGRWLKSGDNALTADSAVMVTGGKVKQEVSLKLQHTESGEVTVEMEWMALNI; encoded by the exons ATGGCAAAGCTGAAGGAGTTGTTGGACAGAAGTGAAAATCGCATTTGTGCTGACTGCAGCGCACCTGATCCCAAATGGGC ATCAGCTAAAATTGGAGTATTCATATGCGTAAAATGTTCTGGCGTTCACAGAAGTCTCGGTACACATATCTCAAAG GTCCTGTCAGTGACACTAGATAAGTGGACTGACGATGAAATCGACTCCATGGTAGAAGTTGGTGGAAACTCGCAAGCCAACGCAATCTATGAGGCCTTTCTTCCAGAAGGCTACCGCAAGCCACACCCAGATTCCGCACAGGAAGATCGGCAAAATTTTATCAA GTCCAAATATGAACttcaagaatttctggagccaagcttACGGATCGTCTCTAATCATCCTAGCAATGCCGGAAAACAAGCATCCAACTCACATTCTGGTAGCTCCAAGAGTGAG ATTGGCATGGTTGAGTTCATCGGGATACTGAATGTCAAAGTCATCGGAGGCACCAAATTAGCTATCAGAGATGTGTCTAGCAGCGACCCCTATGTTGTCTTGACCCTCGGACAACAG AAAGCGCAGACTTCAGTGATCAAAGGAAACCTGAACCCcgtctggaatgaagaactcaagcTCTCTGTTCCTCGGAAGTACGGGCCTCTGAAGCTG CAAGTGTTGGACCACGACATGGTGTCCAAGGACGACCTGATGGGGGAGGCCGAGATCGACCTGCAGCCCATGATCAATGCGGCAGCATCGTTTGGAGATCCAGAACTGCTCGGCGACATACAGATCGGCCGGTGGCTCAAGTCCGGGGACAACGCTCTAACCGCCGACAGCGCTGTCATGGTGACCGGAGGCAAGGTGAAGCAGGAGGTCTCCCTGAAGCTGCAGCACACCGAGTCGGGGGAGGTGACGGTGGAGATGGAATGGATGGCTCTAAACATTTAG